One Rosa chinensis cultivar Old Blush chromosome 5, RchiOBHm-V2, whole genome shotgun sequence genomic region harbors:
- the LOC112164051 gene encoding survival of motor neuron-related-splicing factor 30 codes for FSSQVDPANVRPIQEGAVNALLEAEKVAEATKQAIKRKIAQAASVDFQSRSLPAKLRIEPDDPKDVKIGKRKKIHAFKSKMRMEQLEVTQNKHQNAWQQFQTTKGKTKKSGYLSGRKRESIFKSPDDPFGKVGVTGSGKGLTDFQKREKHLHLKGGAAENDDEAP; via the exons TTCTCCTCTCAGGTGGATCCAGCCAATGTAAGGCCAATTCAAGAAGGGGCTGTCAATGCATTGTTGGAAGCGGAAAAAGTTGCTGAAGCTACAAAACAAGCAATCAAAAGGAAAATTGCACAAGCTGCTTCTGTTGACTTCCAATCACGAAGCCTACCGGCAAAGCTTCGTATAGAACCGGATGATCCTAAGGATGTG aaaattggCAAACGCAAGAAGATACATGCTTTTAAGTCAAAAATGAGGATGGAGCAGTTGGAAGTCACTCAGAACAAGCATCAAAATGCTTGGCAGCAGTTCCAAACTACCAAAGGCAAGACTAAGAAG agtgGTTATTTATCTGGACGCAAGCGGGAGAGCATCTTCAAGTCTCCTGACGATCCTTTTGGAAAGGTTGGGGTGACTGGCAGTGGGAAGGGTTTGACAGACtttcaaaagagagaaaagCATTTGCATCTCAAAGGGGGAGCAGCTGAGAATGATGATGAGGCTCCTTAG